ACCAGCCGGAACCGGAACCAGGGATGGTCCGGATGATGACGTCACAAGGACGCGACGAGTGTGGGGCCGGGCCATGAGCCGGGCCTCATGGGGCGTGTCCATGCAAATGAGATGGCGGCGCCGCGCGGCACGCCGGGACACAGCCCGCGCAGAGCCGCCGCTGCCCTCGCGCGTCCGCGGGCgctgcgcgggccgggccgtgcgggCCGCGCCGCAGCGCGGGGCCGGTTCGGGGCGGGGCTGGGCTCGGGGTGGCCGTGTGCTGTGGGGGcgtgcggcgggcggggcgggcgggcggcgagggCGGGGTCTCATACTTACCTGGCAGGGGAGACACCATGATCAGGCAGGTGGTTTTCCCAGGGCGAGGCTCATCCCTTGCACTCCGGGTGTGCTGACCCCTGCGATTTCCCCAAATGCGGGAAACTCGACTGCATAATTTGTGGTAGTGGGGGACTGCGTTCGCGCTCTCCCCTGGTATGGCAGTTTAAGGACAGATGTTGCGCAATTGAGCTGTGAAGTACCCCTGGCTGTCCCTTGCACGCAGCTACTTATACCCTGGTGCTGTCCTACGTCGAGCGGAGCGGACCCTCAGACCAAGGTGGTCGCGGGCACTGCTGGCGCTGAGGATTGAGAGCACAGTGGACAGCCCGGCGCTGCATCGAGGATGGGGCAAAGGACGCGGGAGCTGTGGGATCTGGGACCGCGGATGTAGGGGGCGATCCGCGAGGCGTCCGGGATTCTCCGGCAGGGTGGTAGAGCAGCGAGGGCAGTCTGGCCGTGCTCTCGGTGCGCACTTCGAGAATAGCAAGGGGTTCGGGGGCATCTCAGGGCGGTCTCTCCGAACAGGCGCTGCCGGTGCCCGGGAGACATATCCCCGTTCCCTGCAGTAGCTCGCCAGTGGATCCCTAAAGGGGGCCTCTGGACTGCTGTGTTTTCAGCCGGGATGATTCCGGCCTGTCCCACGCCATGTCTACAGGAGCAGGGAAACGCCCCGGTGGAACGGGTAATCGTTGAGCAAGGGGCCCGGGAAGATGCCGGCCCCGCTCGGTGAGCACTGTCCAGGTCACACCCGGTCGAGTCCGTGAGTTCAGCCGGACTTCCAGAGCGCAGGAATTTCACGCATCCCGAGTCGGACGAAGTCTCTGCCCCCGTCCGTCCCCTCCCGCGAGGTCGGTGTGCGGGCCAGGACGCTAACCCGAGTCTTGCCGTCCCACCGCAGTCCGAGCGCGCAGTCGGGCCGGAGGCGCTTCTCGGCcctcgggctggagcggggagaggccaggctgggcccctTCCGCACATGGGAGATGGGGTCGGGACCGGGCGCCGAGGCCGCCTGGAGTCAGGCTAGCAACACTGCTGCCGCTCCTGCAGCCGATCCTGGCAAGCGATAGCACATCAGTGCGGGAAGAAAGTGGAGAAAGATGGTTTCAGGAATATCGGCTGCAATTGGGAATACCGAGAAACAACACGCGCAACTACCTGCAGCTAAGCCTGACAACAACTCTTCCTCCAAACAACGAAATCAGGGAGAACGTGAACACAATCTCCCCTACCATAAATTATGCAGCCGAGCTCACTGCATTTGGGGATGCCGCAGGGGTCGGCACAGCCGGAGTGCAGGAAACGACCCCCGACCCGGGACAGCCTGGCAGCAGTTTCTCCCCTGCGCGGTAAGTGCACGACTGCGGCtcccgcacggccccgctccgcggGGACAGCGGCGTCTCCGCGCGGGCTGTGTCCCGTCATGCCGCGCGGCGCCGCCTCATTTGCATGGACACGCCCCACGAGGGCTCTGCTGAGCCCCACCCCTGCGGCTGGGAAGGCAGCGGTGTGATTTGCATGGCCCCACCCCCTCACggcaggccccgcccccgccggcccGGGAGCCACGCGCGGGTCCCGCTCGAGCCGTGGGGCAGCACCGGCCGCGCATCCCCGCGGCCTCAGCGCCCCGGGTACCGCGTACCGCCCGGCCGGGCCCCGGGGAAGGGCTCGCTCCGCGGCTGGTGCCAGAGGTCACGGCCAGAGGGACCCgggctctcctccaccagcccAGCTCGGGGATCTGCTAGAAGCACAGCCCGAGTGTCACCGAATCTCCGAGGAGGGTAAGCCAGAGGCCATCACCACACTATCACCGTTTTCCCAGAGGAGGGGCCTAGGGACAGGGAAGACCCGTCCTTGCTGGAGCCTGGAGTAGGAAGAGAGGCCCCAGCGAaggtgcagagctgtgccagtggTGACGTGGATGACATGAGTGCCATGGCTCTGCCGCACCACAGATGGCACACACAGAGTACTGGGGGCCTGGTTTATTAGTGTCCATGCAGCTGTCCTGACTATTGATCCACATTCTTAACACGCAGGACCACAGGCACTGAGGTGCATGGGATCATGCCCAAGTCTGTGATGACCAAATCCACCAGGTCTGGGGGCGTCACATCATAGACCAGGTTGAGAAGGCGTAGGGACTTGTTCTCTGCCCAGCCCCCAAGCTGGGCCTGGCCCTTCCGGAGCACAATCAGGTCATCAGGGTCATCTGCAGAGAGTGGAGAAGCCATCAGGATCGGGGGAGGGACAGCACCTCTCCACCCTGTCCCTGGACTAGCACACACCACTGCTGCCTGCCAGGTGCCCCTGCCTGCAAGTGGTGGCCCCTTGCCCAGGAAGAGGgatggcagggcagagcagcctgtCAGGGTCCACAGCAGGGAGTGGAAGAGAAGGTCCCAGGTGGGAGGAAGGGGACAGAAGCCATACCCAGCTCATTGGAGACAAAAGAATCTGTCTGCACCCGCTCGCAGAACTTGTAGGTCTCGCAGCAGACCAGGACGGGCACATTGTAGGCCTTGGAGACCAGTGCGATCTGCGATGTCCCCACCCGGGACATGACAGAGCCATTGGCCAGGAGTGCATGGGCTCCCAGCAGCACTTTGGACACCTGTCAGAGAAGCACAGGGATCTGTCAGCACCTTCGATCACACTGCAACCTCCCTCGCCCTTGGCACAGCCCCTCACCTCAGGCAACACATAGGAGATGGCGTTGATCATCACATAGGTGCAGTGGATGCCCTTCCGAACCAGGCGGCGCAGCGTCTCCCGCCCCTCCAGGCGTGGCCGGCTGTCCACCACGATCACGCGGAACGCGCGGCCCTTCTTGGCGTGGGCGTCGCACAGTGTACGGTTCACCAGGGAGGAGCTGATGGGCGCCAGTCAGGAGCTGCCCCATCCCATCAGACCAGGCTCCCACCTGGCCACGATATCCACCCTCATCCTCATGAGTGCtgccccttccaggaccctccTGCCCATGATGGCTGCCAGGGCCTGTCTCCCCGTCTCTGCACAAGGAAGCACCCCTGGGAAAGGTGAtgtctcagctctccctggaagcAGCGCTGACCACCACAAGGGACTCTGCTACCCCACACCCTCTCCCAGTTTCCCTCTCACAACACTCCAGGCCTGCATTGGCCTCCTGCCCCCTGCTCCTTCCTCTGCCCAGGATACATATCATACCTGGACTCTTGCTTCAGCAATCTCTGGTTCTTTTCCCCACCTCTACTTCCTGGGATGCAAACTTCTATATTTTTGCTTCCCGACATGTGACTTTGTTGCAGTTTGTTTAAAATCCAGTGAACAACCCTGGCTGTTCTGTAAGTGCCCTGGGTGAAGGGAGCTGTGACTCTGGGGTTCTTGGAACCCAACTTCAGACATACCAGGTAGGACAGTGCTGCACCCTGTGCAGGACCATCACGGCCTCACCTCCCATGCTGTTCCATTCCCCCTTCCTACCCGCTGGATTGGCTGCCTGCGCTCTGTGCTCACCATCCATACACCAGTATCACGTCATGGTCATTGATCTTCTCAAAGGCAGACCTTGAGATGGCCTCAGCTGCCAGGACAATCTTCTCTCGCAGGTATTTGTCGATCATGTCCTGGAGCTTCTCCTTTGCCTGGGGACAGACAGACATCACATACAGACTTTCTTGctctctgcaactccctgatttgagccaggtggggatcagACTCTTTCCCTTGGTAACAAGCTTTCAACTCCACTGCAGCACTGTTCCCAGTCTGCATCCCATCACTGCTCAGTGCCTTCACCCAGGGCCTGGAGCCTGCTACTCAGCAAGGCcactcacctcctcctctctcaGGGTGTCAGGTAGGCATGATATCTCCTTCTTGAGGAACTTGATGGCATTGCCCATGCTGGCTGAGAGTGGCCGGCACTGGTTGAGGAAACTGCAGAAGGAATGGACTTAGCTCCAAAGAAGCCTGGAGGGCCAagacagggagagggagggtgggcaggaaGGCAGAACCCTGGGAAAGTCAGCCAAAGTTTGGACCCACAGACGTGAACAACAGACCACACTCTGTGGAGCTTTGGGCCCTCTGCTCTGACGTCGGGAGCCCTCACCTGATATGAGGCTTCAGCTTGGCCACCAAGTCTCGTGACAGCTCCTCATTGGGGGGAGTGGAGTAATCCCGGATCAGCTGAGACAAGTAGAAAGGGAGTATGACCTCAGGGCATCTCATGGTAGGGTATGCAAGCACCCTGCCTGACAGGCTGCAGTCGAGATACACGTCCTGCACAGCCTGACACACTGCCTGGAGGGGCCAAGGGTGCTCCAAGGACTCAAAACAGCAGTGGCAGTGCCAGAAAAGGACCCCACCCTGGCATGATCCAAAGGAAGAGGTTGATGATGACTGACCACAGACACAGCCTCGGTAGTCAGGGAACAGGAACACACACCTGCACCCAGCACAATGTCCCTGCTGCCAGGTAGCTGCTCAGGTACCTGTTTGAAGACTTCCAGCAGTGCAATGCAGCGGGCATTGGAGCCATTGATGATGCCCTGGGAGTACTGGAGGCCGAGGCGTACCACTGCTGGGTGGATCACTGTGGAGGGGATGCTGCAGGGACCAGTGGGAGGGAGCTGTCAGCACCTCTGCAGCCCAAAATACTCAACCCATTGATGAGCCCCAGCCCAACAACCTGAGGGATGTCCCAGGAAGGGAGCTGGTGGTAACCTGAGGAGCCAGGCTCACCCCACAGCCTCTTCTTCTGTGGCCCTGCACTCACCCCACAACAAAGACATTGGGCTGCCCCTACTGTCACTCCCCAAAGCAAGCAAAACGTCCCCCACCACTCCATCAGGTGTATCCCACATGCAGGACTATGACACCCCTCCTCCAGAGCCattctgcagccaggccagccaaagcagagcccagcattgccagagccctgggctggggaggcCTTGTACCTCATCTGCTGTGTCAGTGGCTTCTTCCGGCTGTACTGGTGGAGGTGGGAGAACAGGTTGACCTTGGTGCCGTAGTCCTGCCTCAGAGGTACCTGAAGCCGAGTGTTGTGATGGCTCACCCAGTGCTCTGCTCATTCCAGGGCCACCAGTCATACCCAGCACTTGTTCAGGGCATGCAGAGTTTCCCTCTGCCTTCAGAGAGCAGGCCCTGGTCCCACCATGGGCCTGCCCAGGccctctgcagcacagctgccccAGGTGTGCAGCCTGTCACCCAGTCCTCCTCCTACCTGCTGCCTCTCCAGCTTCTTGGCCAATTTCCTCTGGGCAGCAGGGTCATCCACCTGCACGTGCTCCGGCAGCCGCTTCACCACTGTGAGGACAGCTGAGGTGAGGCCAAGCTGCTTTGTTGCacccccaaattcagggaaggcagagcagggagaggcagcaCCCAGAGAAGGCAGAACCCAGACCGTGGATGCATCACACGCGCATCCTTTGCCTGCGTCCACCCCAGACCCTCCCATCCCACtcacccaccctctgcaccccGTGGTGATGACAGCCTTACTGGACTGGGGCTCAGTGGGGCTCTGCCGGGGCTTGGCCGTCGTGGCTGCctggctcagctctgccttccTGGCCTGCTTCTGGGCCCGCTCAGCCTCCTGCTTGGCCCGGCGCTCGGCTCGAAGCTCCGCTTTGCTCTTGCCCCCCGTGGGTTTCTCGCCGTCACCGGGGCCATCAGCCGAGGCGGGGGGGGACGTGGGCTGAACAGCTGCTGCGGGGGAGAAAGGGGGAGTCTGTGCCCAGCCTCGCCGGGAGATGCAGCCCAGCGCGAGGGGCAGCCCGCGGCAGGGAGGGCCCTCTGTGCCCTGGGAGGGGCTCCACGCCCTCAGCCCCGCGCTACGGCAACGCGGGTGTCCGAGGGCCCGAACTGGGGCACGGAGCGGGGGTACACCCCGGGGTCCCGCCGGAAGACACTCTCGGCTACGGGCGTTGCCGGCCCGGCACACCCGCGGGTCcggcccagcgctgccccgctcGGGGCTCTGCGGGGACGGCGGCGCTCACCCCGCGGCTGCCCCGGCTCGGGGGGAGCACCCAGCTCCGCGGGCTCGGCCGACGGCCCTTTCTcgttcctcttcttcttcttctgctgcttcttctccttccgcagctgctgcttctcctcccggGAGAGCTCCGGGGCCTGTGAGCACACACCGTCAGGCGGCCccgacccctccccagccccggccTCACACCAGCCCCGACCCCGCTCACCTGCTGTCCCGCCGGCACTGGCGCAGCTCCCTCGGGATTCTTACCTAGAATGATGGGagcgtgagcggggccgggtCTGGTGCCGGTCCCGTGTCCCGTCCCGCACTCACCCTCCCGCTCCGCCATGGCGCCGCTGGGCCCGCCTtcagcgccccctgccggccggACAGCTCCGCGGGACCCGCCGTGACGCTCAGGCCCTCTGCCCGACGCGGATGACGTCACTCCCCCGGTGCGGGGCCGGTCCCTCCCGGGGTCcctccccgcggccccgcctcCCGGTCCGGTCCCACCCCGGGCACTCGCGGTCGGGCGCGCGTTCAGCcccggcgcggcgggggcgcggcgggggcgctCGGGGCGGGTtgggcaggacagggcagggcgTCCCCGGGGCGGGCGGAACGGGGCGAAGCGGGGCGGGCGGAGAGCgacggccccgggcggggcggagcgggacGGCCCTGGGGCGGGCGGTGCTGCCGGCCGCGCCATCGCGGGGAGTGCTGGCCCGagatggcggcggcgggaggcgggtAGCGGGGGCGCGCTCGGCCCGGCCATGCACTTCTCCATTCCCGAGACCGAGACCCGCGCCGGGGacggcggcgccgccgcctaCGTGGTGAGCGGGGCCGAGGGAGCGGAGCTGTCCCGCGGAACGGAGCCGTCCCGCGGAGCCGAGTGGGTGGTGCGGCCCCGCGGCCCGAGTGCGGTGCGACCCCCGTCGGGCCGTGCGGAGCCGCAGCCCCGGCGCGGTGGCGGGTCGGGATCAggaccgggaccggggccgggcgAGGCGGGCAGGTCCCGGCCCACCGCTATCCCCAGCCGGCGCCCTGtgccggggccgggcagggaTTGGGCCCCGTCGCCCCCGCGCCTCCGGATCGGGCGCGGGAGGTCCCCGAAACCCCCCCGGGGGTGTCCGGACCTTGCCCTGCCCCGGGCGCCGCGGGCAGGGTGGGCAGTTCGCAAGGGCCCCGTCCGGTCTCATCCCCAGCTCCGGCTCATCCTGGCCCGCCCGTCCGTCCGTTTATCCCGGCTTCCTGTTTTGCTGCCTGCGCCGTGAGCGCCCCCGGAGAGGAGCCGGGGGACGCTGCTGCCGAGTGGCGGTGGCCATCGAGTGCCCGGACCCCTTTCCCGGGGCGGGCAGCGGCGGGCAGAGCCCCCAGGCTGGGTGGAGGGTCCGGATCAGTGCTCTCGGGATAAGGGTGGGCAGACCTGGGCTTCACGACCCCGCGGAGACCCCCACGCTTCCCCGCTGTGCCGAAATCCCTCTCCGGGGGATCCCCCTCGGGAGCCTGAGTTGGGGCACGGACGCGGTGGTGAGCAGTGATGGAGAGACCTGGCGGTCCGCAGGAGGTGCAGTTGCTCAAGGGCCAAAGGAGCTGGCAGCCCTCGAGGCATTTCGGCCCCGTGACCCCCCTGCACTTTGCCCTCCGCTGTTTCAGAGGCTCTTCACACCTTTGGGAGAGCCCTTGGGCAGCCcgggggctggggcaggagctgtgacCTCATGTGAAGTGGGCAGGCGTGGGTGCTGCCTGTACCTCCCCCGTCCCTCCTTGTTCCTCCGCAGTAACCCTGCTGCCAACTCAAAGGCTGGTGCCTTTGAGTTGGAAAGTGCCAGTGtgagctccagcctggctgggctggcaccTCTGCCGAGCCTTGGGCAGTCCCGGCGCTCAGAAgcaggagggcactgggggcatCCTTGGGAGGCTGggctgccatggctggctgGAGGCTCATGTCTATCCTCTCGCCCTTTCAAACACTGCTCTGGGGATGGCAGCACCTGAGAGGACAGTGCTGTCCCTTGCAAGAACTCCAGCTATGGTGAGGTGCTGGGAGTTGCCAGGCCCTG
This Aphelocoma coerulescens isolate FSJ_1873_10779 chromosome 3, UR_Acoe_1.0, whole genome shotgun sequence DNA region includes the following protein-coding sequences:
- the EIF2B4 gene encoding translation initiation factor eIF2B subunit delta isoform X2, which gives rise to MAEREGECGTGHGTGTRPGPAHAPIILGKNPEGAAPVPAGQQAPELSREEKQQLRKEKKQQKKKKRNEKGPSAEPAELGAPPEPGQPRAVQPTSPPASADGPGDGEKPTGGKSKAELRAERRAKQEAERAQKQARKAELSQAATTAKPRQSPTEPQSMVKRLPEHVQVDDPAAQRKLAKKLERQQVPLRQDYGTKVNLFSHLHQYSRKKPLTQQMSIPSTVIHPAVVRLGLQYSQGIINGSNARCIALLEVFKQLIRDYSTPPNEELSRDLVAKLKPHISFLNQCRPLSASMGNAIKFLKKEISCLPDTLREEEAKEKLQDMIDKYLREKIVLAAEAISRSAFEKINDHDVILVYGCSSLVNRTLCDAHAKKGRAFRVIVVDSRPRLEGRETLRRLVRKGIHCTYVMINAISYVLPEVSKVLLGAHALLANGSVMSRVGTSQIALVSKAYNVPVLVCCETYKFCERVQTDSFVSNELDDPDDLIVLRKGQAQLGGWAENKSLRLLNLVYDVTPPDLVDLVITDLGMIPCTSVPVVLRVKNVDQ
- the EIF2B4 gene encoding translation initiation factor eIF2B subunit delta isoform X1, with the protein product MAEREGECGTGHGTGTRPGPAHAPIILGKNPEGAAPVPAGQQAPELSREEKQQLRKEKKQQKKKKRNEKGPSAEPAELGAPPEPGQPRAAVQPTSPPASADGPGDGEKPTGGKSKAELRAERRAKQEAERAQKQARKAELSQAATTAKPRQSPTEPQSMVKRLPEHVQVDDPAAQRKLAKKLERQQVPLRQDYGTKVNLFSHLHQYSRKKPLTQQMSIPSTVIHPAVVRLGLQYSQGIINGSNARCIALLEVFKQLIRDYSTPPNEELSRDLVAKLKPHISFLNQCRPLSASMGNAIKFLKKEISCLPDTLREEEAKEKLQDMIDKYLREKIVLAAEAISRSAFEKINDHDVILVYGCSSLVNRTLCDAHAKKGRAFRVIVVDSRPRLEGRETLRRLVRKGIHCTYVMINAISYVLPEVSKVLLGAHALLANGSVMSRVGTSQIALVSKAYNVPVLVCCETYKFCERVQTDSFVSNELDDPDDLIVLRKGQAQLGGWAENKSLRLLNLVYDVTPPDLVDLVITDLGMIPCTSVPVVLRVKNVDQ
- the EIF2B4 gene encoding translation initiation factor eIF2B subunit delta isoform X3; the protein is MAEREGKNPEGAAPVPAGQQAPELSREEKQQLRKEKKQQKKKKRNEKGPSAEPAELGAPPEPGQPRAAVQPTSPPASADGPGDGEKPTGGKSKAELRAERRAKQEAERAQKQARKAELSQAATTAKPRQSPTEPQSMVKRLPEHVQVDDPAAQRKLAKKLERQQVPLRQDYGTKVNLFSHLHQYSRKKPLTQQMSIPSTVIHPAVVRLGLQYSQGIINGSNARCIALLEVFKQLIRDYSTPPNEELSRDLVAKLKPHISFLNQCRPLSASMGNAIKFLKKEISCLPDTLREEEAKEKLQDMIDKYLREKIVLAAEAISRSAFEKINDHDVILVYGCSSLVNRTLCDAHAKKGRAFRVIVVDSRPRLEGRETLRRLVRKGIHCTYVMINAISYVLPEVSKVLLGAHALLANGSVMSRVGTSQIALVSKAYNVPVLVCCETYKFCERVQTDSFVSNELDDPDDLIVLRKGQAQLGGWAENKSLRLLNLVYDVTPPDLVDLVITDLGMIPCTSVPVVLRVKNVDQ
- the LOC138108843 gene encoding uncharacterized protein, with protein sequence RERSCPAERSRPAEPSGWCGPAARVRCDPRRAVRSRSPGAVAGRDQDRDRGRARRAGPGPPLSPAGALCRGRAGIGPRRPRASGSGAGGPRNPPGGVRTLPCPGRRGQGGQFARAPSGLIPSSGSSWPARPSVYPGFLFCCLRRERPRRGAGGRCCRVAVAIECPDPFPGAGSGGQSPQAGWRVRISALGIRVGRPGLHDPAETPTLPRCAEIPLRGIPLGSLSWGTDAVVSSDGETWRSAGGAVAQGPKELAALEAFRPRDPPALCPPLFQRLFTPLGEPLGSPGAGAGAVTSCEVGRRGCCLYLPRPSLFLRSNPAANSKAGAFELESASVSSSLAGLAPLPSLGQSRRSEAGGHWGHPWEAGLPWLAGGSCLSSRPFKHCSGDGST